One genomic window of Sphingopyxis sp. OPL5 includes the following:
- a CDS encoding SDR family NAD(P)-dependent oxidoreductase, whose protein sequence is MAGLLDGRTAIVTGAGRGIGRGIAVELAREGANVVVASRSQGSIDETLAEIGAAGGTGVGMVCDVGNQGHIAATVAGAVERFGALHILVNNAQSFGTAEQPAPTPVITPLEDFNDGEWDRTFATGPTATYYFMKAAFPHLKASGAGRIINFGSYWGQVGYEGSAAYNAAKEAIRGLTRTAAREWGKYGITANVINPAIASDALQSFVRNQPDHARKAVETIPLRRYGDIYADGGRLAVFLAGDDAAFLTGMTFQADGGLFMSP, encoded by the coding sequence ATGGCGGGATTGCTGGACGGCCGCACCGCGATCGTCACCGGCGCCGGGCGCGGGATCGGGCGCGGCATCGCGGTCGAACTGGCGCGCGAAGGCGCGAATGTCGTCGTCGCCTCGCGATCGCAGGGCAGCATCGACGAAACCCTCGCCGAAATTGGCGCCGCGGGCGGCACGGGCGTCGGGATGGTCTGCGATGTCGGCAATCAAGGCCATATCGCCGCGACCGTCGCCGGCGCGGTCGAGCGCTTTGGCGCGCTCCATATCCTCGTCAACAACGCGCAAAGTTTCGGCACCGCCGAGCAGCCGGCGCCGACACCGGTGATCACGCCGCTGGAGGATTTCAACGACGGCGAGTGGGACCGCACCTTTGCGACGGGTCCGACCGCAACCTATTATTTCATGAAGGCGGCCTTTCCCCATCTGAAGGCTTCGGGCGCCGGACGGATCATCAACTTCGGCTCCTACTGGGGGCAGGTCGGCTATGAAGGATCGGCGGCGTACAACGCGGCGAAAGAGGCGATCCGCGGGCTGACGCGGACCGCCGCGCGCGAATGGGGCAAGTACGGGATCACCGCCAATGTGATCAATCCGGCGATCGCCTCCGACGCGCTGCAGAGCTTCGTCCGCAACCAGCCCGACCATGCCCGAAAGGCGGTGGAGACGATCCCGCTGCGCCGCTATGGCGACATCTATGCCGACGGCGGCCGCCTCGCGGTGTTCCTCGCGGGCGACGATGCCGCCTTCCTGACCGGCATGACCTTCCAGGCCGATGGCGGCCTGTTCATGTCGCCCTAG
- a CDS encoding FCD domain-containing protein, producing MGEIVAERIIGEIIRRGWKEGEVLGTEADFMEMFRVSRATFREAVRQLEWHGAAGMRRGVYGGLVVKAPPRHAIVFAAKTYFELTKVERPLLDDTAAILRAAPRLHADADNLAIELFLEAVDRRTITDLANERMVAGSVPKLSETIALRLVQDIENAGAKRGTNLGNEGELQRRYGTSRAVMREALRPLELHDIVRVKTGAQGGVIIRECDPAYTIELTSIFLTYSRIPLSHLWEAQSCLEIAAVEKFVRRADAESLGALRKALVRLDQASAGHYLASACEFHQIIADHSGNRALALFVGVALRYGLTVMPMPDENFLPELKMQHGHMVDAIAAGDRDGAMASMRAMFDHARRWIARIERKQERRAAELSD from the coding sequence TTGGGGGAGATTGTCGCCGAACGCATCATCGGCGAGATCATCCGGCGCGGCTGGAAAGAGGGTGAGGTGCTGGGCACCGAAGCCGATTTCATGGAGATGTTCCGCGTCTCACGCGCGACCTTCCGCGAAGCGGTGCGCCAACTCGAATGGCATGGCGCGGCGGGGATGCGGCGCGGCGTCTATGGCGGCCTCGTCGTCAAGGCGCCGCCGCGCCACGCGATCGTCTTTGCCGCCAAAACCTATTTCGAGCTGACGAAGGTCGAACGCCCACTGCTCGACGACACGGCCGCGATCCTGCGCGCCGCGCCGCGACTGCACGCCGACGCGGACAACCTGGCGATCGAACTTTTCCTCGAGGCGGTCGACCGGCGGACGATCACCGATCTCGCCAACGAGCGCATGGTCGCCGGCTCGGTGCCCAAGCTCAGCGAGACGATCGCGCTGCGGCTGGTCCAGGATATCGAAAATGCCGGGGCGAAGCGCGGCACCAACCTGGGCAACGAAGGCGAACTCCAGCGGCGCTATGGCACGAGCCGCGCTGTGATGCGCGAGGCGCTCCGGCCGCTCGAACTTCACGATATCGTGCGGGTCAAGACCGGCGCGCAAGGCGGCGTCATCATCCGCGAATGCGACCCGGCTTATACGATCGAACTGACCTCGATCTTCCTCACCTACTCGCGCATCCCGCTGTCGCATCTGTGGGAGGCGCAAAGCTGTCTCGAGATCGCGGCGGTCGAGAAATTCGTCCGCCGCGCCGACGCCGAATCGCTTGGCGCGCTGCGCAAGGCGCTGGTGCGGCTCGACCAGGCGTCGGCGGGTCACTATCTCGCCTCGGCGTGCGAGTTTCACCAGATCATCGCCGATCACAGCGGCAACCGCGCGCTCGCGCTGTTTGTCGGCGTGGCGCTCCGATACGGCCTGACGGTGATGCCGATGCCCGACGAGAATTTCCTGCCCGAACTCAAGATGCAGCACGGCCACATGGTCGATGCCATCGCGGCCGGCGATCGCGATGGCGCGATGGCGTCGATGCGGGCGATGTTCGATCATGCCCGTCGCTGGATCGCGCGAATCGAACGCAAGCAGGAACGCCGGGCCGCCGAATTGTCAGACTGA
- a CDS encoding acyl-CoA dehydrogenase family protein: protein MEFAWSDSEAAYRTELHEVLATLPDDWWENYAPHGPSSPKLMEHARAFNARLAERDLIVRHWPKDYGGSDASAWQQIIISEEMWSIGEPRSSLYLGTNWAGPAIMKFGTETQKQRYLQAIAAGELLWCQGFSEPEAGTDLGNMQTRAEPDGGDYVINGSKIWTSYAARADIMFLLARVGGKGKGGVSCFIVPMDTPGIEIRPIPGVHSRHDFHEIFFTDARVPADALLGDEGHGWKIVQAIIHYERIGAGRYEKAARGLAHIVDVLKARGDFDDAVVRADCAIALAAVEAARLQTYLVIDGRAKDSDPGAETYLARYAMIQADHAVANLTSTYLPDLLVDGADGHLRAQFNSAITAGIAAGAAEVQLNMISGRYLGLPRGA, encoded by the coding sequence GTGGAATTTGCCTGGAGCGATTCGGAGGCGGCGTATCGGACCGAACTCCATGAGGTACTGGCGACCCTGCCCGATGACTGGTGGGAGAATTATGCGCCGCACGGGCCGTCCAGCCCCAAACTGATGGAGCATGCCCGTGCCTTCAATGCACGGCTCGCCGAACGCGACCTGATCGTCCGGCACTGGCCAAAAGACTATGGCGGCTCCGATGCCAGTGCGTGGCAACAAATCATCATCAGCGAGGAAATGTGGTCGATCGGCGAACCGCGCTCGTCGCTCTACCTCGGGACCAACTGGGCCGGTCCGGCGATCATGAAATTCGGCACCGAGACCCAGAAGCAACGCTATCTGCAGGCGATCGCGGCGGGCGAACTTCTGTGGTGCCAGGGCTTTTCCGAGCCCGAAGCGGGGACCGACCTCGGCAATATGCAGACGCGCGCCGAGCCCGATGGCGGCGATTATGTCATCAACGGGTCGAAGATCTGGACCTCCTACGCGGCGCGCGCCGACATCATGTTCCTGCTCGCGCGCGTCGGCGGCAAGGGCAAGGGCGGGGTGAGCTGCTTCATCGTGCCGATGGACACCCCGGGCATCGAAATCCGTCCGATCCCCGGCGTCCATTCGCGCCACGATTTTCACGAAATCTTCTTCACCGACGCGCGCGTGCCGGCGGATGCGCTGCTCGGCGACGAAGGCCATGGCTGGAAGATCGTCCAGGCGATCATCCATTATGAACGGATCGGCGCCGGGCGCTATGAAAAGGCGGCGCGCGGCCTCGCGCATATCGTGGATGTGCTGAAAGCGCGCGGCGATTTCGACGATGCGGTGGTGCGCGCCGATTGCGCGATCGCGCTCGCCGCGGTCGAGGCGGCGCGCCTGCAGACCTATCTGGTCATCGACGGCCGCGCGAAGGACAGCGACCCCGGCGCGGAAACCTATCTTGCGCGCTACGCGATGATCCAGGCCGACCATGCGGTCGCCAACCTCACCTCGACCTATCTGCCCGACCTGCTCGTCGATGGCGCCGACGGTCA
- a CDS encoding enoyl-CoA hydratase/isomerase family protein produces MPARYANYSAIKVGQDGHVLTITLDNPPLNGMTPEAHEELTRIWTDAGADPGVRVIIFTGAGERGFCAGGDPKRMIDNWGNRERWHVGIFEARAIIVGMLECPKPVIARINGHAMGMGASLALAADITIAVEDALIGDPHVSVGLAAGDGGSLLWPNLVGLVEARRHLLSGDPLRGKDAAAKGLITESVARDDLDAAVAKWVATFLSKSPSALQTTKQALNLDILDKARRHMGEMLRLETRSWESPNHREAVQAMIDKRPPDFIDE; encoded by the coding sequence GTGCCAGCGCGATACGCGAATTATTCGGCCATCAAGGTCGGGCAGGACGGCCATGTCCTGACGATCACACTCGACAACCCGCCGCTCAACGGCATGACGCCCGAGGCGCATGAGGAGTTGACGCGCATCTGGACCGACGCCGGGGCCGACCCCGGCGTGCGTGTCATCATCTTCACCGGTGCGGGCGAACGCGGCTTTTGCGCCGGCGGCGATCCCAAAAGGATGATCGACAATTGGGGCAATCGCGAGCGCTGGCATGTCGGAATTTTCGAAGCGCGCGCGATCATCGTCGGCATGCTCGAATGCCCGAAGCCGGTCATCGCCCGGATCAACGGTCATGCGATGGGCATGGGCGCCAGCCTCGCGCTCGCGGCCGACATCACCATCGCGGTCGAAGACGCGCTGATCGGCGACCCGCACGTCAGCGTCGGTCTCGCGGCGGGCGACGGCGGTTCGCTGCTGTGGCCCAATCTGGTCGGACTGGTCGAGGCGCGCCGCCATTTGCTGAGCGGTGATCCGCTGCGCGGCAAGGACGCCGCCGCCAAGGGGCTGATCACCGAATCGGTGGCCCGCGACGATCTCGATGCCGCGGTCGCCAAATGGGTCGCCACCTTCCTCTCCAAATCGCCGAGCGCGCTGCAGACGACCAAGCAGGCACTGAACCTCGACATCCTCGACAAGGCGCGGCGCCACATGGGGGAGATGCTGCGGCTCGAAACCCGGTCATGGGAATCGCCCAATCACCGCGAGGCGGTGCAGGCGATGATCGACAAACGCCCGCCCGATTTCATCGACGAGTGA
- a CDS encoding acyl-CoA dehydrogenase family protein, with product MSDDIDLGVLAESFAEMLGAEWPRERAVAWSRAPALMADTLWEQMAALGWTALTIPEAHGGLGLGTEAAAALHSALGAAAAPVPMLGTTLAAALVAAAGSAAQQAALLPRFADGSLRAAVAQPGDAIVATDGRTASGTVTDMVDAPSATILFLRGERAGRACWLAIPGDAAGVTIARDALTDATRTLGTVTLDGVALGDDAVILAGDPGALDDLLLRTAAVAIAADAIGGGEVALAGTIDYMKIREQFGVVIGSFQALKHRIADHQAALVAARGLVEHAAGLAADDPNALLNALSAKQHVTRIVAEIARDCIQLHGGVGFTAEYFPHIYLKRAKLNEALFGTRVVLLDRIADMLEAA from the coding sequence ATGTCCGATGACATCGACCTCGGCGTCCTCGCCGAAAGCTTTGCCGAAATGCTCGGCGCCGAATGGCCGCGCGAACGCGCGGTCGCCTGGTCGCGCGCGCCCGCGCTGATGGCCGACACCTTATGGGAACAGATGGCAGCGCTCGGCTGGACCGCGCTGACCATACCCGAAGCGCATGGCGGGCTGGGACTCGGCACCGAGGCCGCCGCGGCGCTGCATTCGGCGCTCGGCGCCGCGGCGGCCCCCGTCCCCATGCTCGGAACGACACTCGCCGCGGCGCTGGTCGCGGCGGCGGGCAGCGCCGCGCAGCAGGCCGCGCTGTTGCCGCGGTTCGCCGACGGATCGCTGCGCGCCGCCGTGGCACAGCCGGGCGATGCTATCGTGGCGACCGACGGAAGGACCGCGAGCGGCACGGTGACGGACATGGTCGACGCGCCGTCGGCGACCATCCTTTTCCTTCGCGGCGAAAGGGCGGGCCGCGCCTGCTGGCTCGCGATCCCAGGCGACGCGGCGGGGGTGACGATCGCCCGCGACGCGCTGACCGACGCGACCCGCACGCTGGGCACCGTCACGCTCGATGGCGTGGCGCTTGGCGATGATGCCGTCATCCTGGCCGGCGATCCCGGCGCGCTCGACGATCTGTTGCTGCGCACGGCGGCGGTGGCGATCGCCGCCGACGCGATCGGTGGCGGCGAAGTCGCGCTGGCCGGCACGATCGACTATATGAAGATCCGCGAGCAATTCGGCGTCGTCATCGGGTCGTTCCAGGCGCTGAAGCACCGGATCGCCGATCATCAGGCGGCGCTGGTCGCGGCGCGCGGACTGGTCGAGCATGCGGCGGGACTGGCGGCGGACGACCCCAACGCGCTGCTCAACGCGCTGTCGGCGAAACAGCATGTGACGCGGATCGTCGCGGAGATCGCGCGCGATTGCATCCAGCTTCACGGCGGGGTCGGCTTCACCGCCGAATATTTCCCGCACATCTATCTGAAGCGCGCCAAGCTCAACGAGGCGCTGTTCGGCACCCGGGTGGTCCTGCTCGACCGCATTGCCGACATGCTGGAGGCCGCGTGA
- a CDS encoding DUF4286 family protein, translating into MTEAKGMMLVLQNPKSGRETAHRDWYLAHHLPDVCRVPGVLRGEFSCVAEGEESPRWSNAATYWLDGDPAAILTEIFTRAGSGDWTMSDTLDGESMMMAIAEALTERRRSTVTPDAGGKDRLLYIVLTNATPGDDDVFNHWYNHTHLPDVLAVPGFVAAQRFRLVDHPALRPYPYRYLAICEVAAGEADAALAELAARAGTERMVLSPTLDRSGVAAAPFAVDGICLGSV; encoded by the coding sequence ATGACCGAAGCCAAGGGGATGATGCTCGTGCTGCAGAACCCGAAATCAGGCCGGGAAACGGCGCACCGCGACTGGTATCTGGCGCATCATCTTCCCGATGTCTGCCGCGTCCCCGGGGTGCTGCGCGGCGAATTTTCGTGCGTTGCCGAGGGTGAGGAAAGCCCGCGATGGTCGAACGCCGCGACCTATTGGCTGGACGGCGACCCGGCGGCGATCCTGACGGAAATATTCACCCGCGCCGGCAGCGGCGACTGGACGATGAGCGACACGCTCGACGGCGAATCGATGATGATGGCGATCGCCGAGGCGCTGACCGAACGCCGGCGGTCTACCGTCACGCCCGACGCCGGGGGCAAGGACCGATTGCTCTATATCGTCCTCACCAACGCCACGCCCGGCGACGACGACGTCTTCAACCACTGGTACAATCACACCCATCTCCCCGACGTCCTCGCGGTGCCGGGCTTCGTTGCGGCCCAGCGTTTTCGGCTGGTCGATCATCCGGCGCTGCGCCCCTATCCCTATCGTTATCTGGCGATCTGTGAAGTCGCGGCGGGCGAGGCCGATGCCGCGCTCGCCGAACTCGCGGCGCGGGCCGGGACCGAACGCATGGTCCTGTCGCCGACGCTCGACCGGTCCGGGGTCGCCGCTGCGCCCTTCGCGGTCGACGGCATTTGCCTTGGCTCAGTCTGA
- a CDS encoding SDR family NAD(P)-dependent oxidoreductase, producing MTQGFAGHVALVTGGASGIGEAIVRRLVADGAQVLFTDIDEAAGARMVAEMPGVARFLRADATVETDAEQSVAAALAAFGRLDIAINNVGNFGAGDAAGIGLEDVALDAWDNTLRQCLTSCMLGMKYALPPMLAAGSGSIVNVASLAGIRVTRFASYAYHAAKAGVVHLSEAAAVLYADRGIRVNVVAPGLTLTPNIARAMTEEARIALVGEFHPSRQMVSPEQIADAVAWAAAPGGAHATGLTIPIDGGWSAR from the coding sequence ATGACCCAGGGGTTCGCAGGCCATGTCGCGCTCGTCACCGGCGGCGCATCGGGGATCGGCGAAGCGATCGTGCGGCGCCTGGTCGCCGATGGCGCACAGGTGCTGTTCACCGATATCGACGAAGCCGCCGGTGCGCGGATGGTGGCCGAAATGCCCGGGGTCGCACGCTTCCTCCGCGCCGATGCGACCGTCGAGACGGATGCCGAACAGAGCGTCGCGGCGGCGCTCGCCGCCTTTGGCCGCCTCGATATCGCGATCAACAATGTCGGCAATTTCGGCGCCGGCGATGCCGCGGGAATCGGGCTGGAAGACGTCGCGCTGGATGCTTGGGACAACACCCTGCGCCAATGCCTGACGAGTTGCATGCTCGGCATGAAATATGCGCTGCCGCCGATGCTCGCCGCCGGGTCGGGCAGCATCGTCAACGTCGCGTCGCTCGCGGGCATCCGGGTGACGCGCTTTGCCTCCTATGCCTATCATGCCGCGAAGGCCGGGGTCGTGCACCTCAGCGAAGCGGCGGCGGTGCTCTATGCCGATCGCGGCATCCGCGTGAATGTGGTGGCGCCCGGCCTGACGCTGACCCCCAATATCGCGCGGGCGATGACCGAAGAGGCGCGCATCGCGCTCGTCGGCGAATTCCACCCGTCGCGGCAGATGGTGTCGCCCGAACAGATCGCCGATGCGGTCGCATGGGCTGCTGCACCGGGCGGCGCGCACGCGACGGGGCTGACGATCCCGATCGATGGCGGCTGGTCGGCGCGCTGA
- a CDS encoding nuclear transport factor 2 family protein codes for MADGATEDWVQRLEKIEAQFAIQQLAARYARAVDSRNLDDLGALFAPQTRFGDDGLGAAGARAFYGRVLAGFYRSFHQVAGHVITDIATDSARGTVYCRAEHEDGDHWIVNLMVYFDRYCRVDGRWYFLGRRPRFLFVGDPRTAPRTIDFNQWPGREDRFRCELPQSDESWGQYWDGHPDARADVTSLP; via the coding sequence ATGGCGGACGGTGCGACGGAGGACTGGGTGCAGCGGTTGGAGAAGATCGAGGCGCAGTTCGCGATCCAGCAACTTGCCGCGCGCTATGCGCGCGCGGTCGACAGCCGAAACCTGGACGATCTCGGCGCGTTGTTCGCGCCGCAGACGCGCTTCGGCGACGACGGGCTGGGGGCGGCCGGCGCGCGCGCCTTTTACGGCCGCGTGCTCGCCGGCTTTTACCGCAGCTTTCACCAGGTCGCGGGCCATGTCATCACCGATATCGCCACCGACAGCGCGCGCGGGACGGTTTATTGCCGCGCCGAGCATGAGGATGGCGACCATTGGATCGTCAACCTGATGGTCTATTTCGACCGCTATTGCCGCGTCGATGGGCGCTGGTATTTTCTCGGGCGGCGGCCGCGTTTCCTGTTCGTCGGCGACCCGCGCACCGCGCCGCGCACGATCGATTTCAACCAATGGCCGGGGCGCGAGGACCGCTTCCGCTGCGAATTGCCGCAATCGGACGAGAGTTGGGGTCAGTATTGGGACGGGCATCCCGATGCGCGGGCGGACGTGACCAGCCTCCCCTGA
- a CDS encoding acyl-CoA dehydrogenase family protein: MGRTFDIVSKVGDEAAFRQEIRDWLAATVPADWRRQWQAVRESELKAIVVEWLDERRKVGLATPHWPREWGGPGIPFAYQIIVYEEFARADAPELDMFTISLFHTPATLFEHGTQEQKDRYIGGVAQGADIWCQGFSEPGAGSDLASLRTAARREGDHYVVNGQKIWSSAAMHADYCLLLARTDPHGKRKHDGISYFIMDMKSPGVEVRPILQITGESEFAEIFLDDVKIPAENLIGAEGNGWNIAQSTLSTERGLLIFGAVERLARSFELDAEEAKDSWMKDVQLRREYAAFHAELQSLRLMIRKLLIELEANPDKASPTLPTYIKLIWGPFLQRYTEFLLRADGIAALKWQPSIPGTGHSSRLRMNDFLKSYGWTIAGGSNEVMRNIVSERILGMPRG; this comes from the coding sequence ATGGGCCGGACATTCGACATCGTTTCCAAGGTCGGCGACGAGGCGGCTTTCCGACAGGAAATCCGCGACTGGCTGGCCGCTACCGTGCCCGCCGACTGGCGCCGGCAATGGCAGGCGGTACGCGAATCCGAACTGAAAGCGATCGTTGTCGAATGGCTCGATGAACGCCGCAAGGTCGGGCTGGCGACGCCGCATTGGCCGCGCGAGTGGGGCGGCCCCGGTATTCCCTTCGCGTATCAGATCATCGTCTATGAAGAATTCGCGCGCGCCGACGCGCCCGAACTCGACATGTTCACCATCTCGCTGTTCCACACCCCGGCGACGCTGTTCGAACATGGCACGCAGGAACAGAAGGACCGCTATATCGGCGGGGTCGCCCAGGGCGCCGACATCTGGTGCCAGGGCTTTTCGGAACCCGGCGCGGGGTCCGACCTCGCCTCGCTGCGCACCGCGGCGCGGCGCGAAGGCGATCATTATGTCGTGAACGGACAGAAAATCTGGTCGTCGGCGGCGATGCACGCCGACTATTGCCTGCTCCTCGCGCGCACCGACCCGCACGGCAAGCGCAAGCATGACGGCATCTCCTATTTCATCATGGACATGAAATCGCCGGGGGTCGAGGTCCGCCCGATCCTGCAGATCACCGGCGAATCCGAGTTCGCCGAAATCTTCCTCGACGATGTGAAAATCCCGGCCGAAAATCTGATCGGCGCCGAGGGCAATGGCTGGAACATCGCCCAATCCACCCTGTCGACCGAGCGCGGCCTGCTGATCTTCGGCGCGGTCGAACGGCTCGCGCGGTCGTTCGAGCTCGACGCCGAGGAGGCCAAGGACAGCTGGATGAAGGACGTCCAGCTGCGCCGCGAATATGCGGCCTTCCATGCCGAGCTTCAGTCGTTGCGGTTGATGATCCGCAAGCTGTTGATCGAACTCGAGGCGAATCCTGACAAGGCGTCGCCGACGCTGCCGACCTATATCAAGCTGATCTGGGGCCCGTTCCTGCAGCGATATACCGAATTCCTGCTGCGTGCCGATGGCATCGCGGCGCTGAAGTGGCAGCCGTCGATTCCGGGCACCGGGCACAGCAGCCGGCTGCGCATGAATGATTTCCTGAAAAGCTATGGCTGGACGATCGCGGGCGGATCGAACGAGGTCATGCGCAATATCGTGTCGGAACGCATCCTCGGCATGCCGCGCGGCTGA
- a CDS encoding NADH:flavin oxidoreductase, whose protein sequence is MDERIAPLFSPFALRSLRLANRIVMAPMTRGFSPRGVPGADVADYYMRRADTGLIITEGVGVDHPAALGGSGVDGDNAPHMYGQAALGGWRAVIDAVHAAGGVIMPQLWHQGVMREMGTGPHPDTESVRPSGVWGPLDRTAMVSPDYIERVAAKPGRAMTDSEVGDVIEGFARSARWAMEAGFDGIAIHGAHGYMVDNFLWEGTNGRTDRWGGDHKGRTAFAGALVQAVRREIGPDPVINFRFSQWKQQDVRARLADTPQQLEEVLGPIADAGVDIFDGSQRYFDKPEFEGSPLNLAGWAKKLTGKASQTVGGVGLSSGVYDSKKTGGSDAARDNVHKVAERLARGEFDLVGVGRAIMHDPHWTRRIREGEDLLPFDENSRLVLT, encoded by the coding sequence ATGGACGAGCGGATCGCTCCCCTCTTCTCTCCCTTCGCACTGCGCTCGCTGCGCCTCGCGAACCGTATCGTCATGGCGCCGATGACGCGGGGCTTTTCGCCGCGGGGCGTCCCCGGCGCCGATGTCGCCGACTATTATATGCGCCGCGCCGACACCGGGCTGATCATCACCGAAGGCGTCGGCGTCGACCACCCCGCCGCGCTCGGCGGAAGCGGCGTCGATGGCGACAATGCCCCGCATATGTATGGCCAGGCAGCGCTGGGCGGCTGGCGCGCGGTGATCGATGCCGTCCACGCCGCCGGCGGCGTGATCATGCCGCAATTATGGCATCAGGGGGTGATGCGCGAAATGGGCACCGGCCCGCATCCCGACACCGAATCGGTACGACCCTCGGGCGTCTGGGGACCACTCGACCGGACCGCGATGGTCTCGCCCGACTATATCGAACGGGTCGCAGCCAAACCCGGCCGGGCGATGACCGACAGCGAGGTCGGTGACGTGATCGAGGGCTTTGCCCGCAGCGCGCGCTGGGCCATGGAGGCGGGCTTCGACGGGATCGCGATCCACGGCGCCCATGGTTATATGGTCGATAATTTCCTGTGGGAGGGCACCAACGGCCGCACCGACCGTTGGGGCGGCGACCATAAGGGCCGGACCGCCTTCGCCGGCGCGCTGGTCCAGGCCGTGCGCCGCGAGATCGGCCCCGATCCGGTGATCAACTTCCGCTTCTCGCAATGGAAACAGCAGGACGTCCGCGCCCGCCTCGCCGATACGCCACAGCAGCTGGAAGAGGTGCTTGGCCCGATCGCCGATGCCGGGGTCGATATCTTCGACGGCAGCCAGCGCTATTTCGACAAGCCCGAATTCGAAGGCTCGCCGCTCAACCTGGCGGGCTGGGCCAAAAAGCTGACCGGCAAGGCGTCGCAGACCGTCGGCGGCGTCGGCCTGTCGTCGGGGGTCTATGATTCGAAAAAGACCGGCGGGTCCGACGCGGCGCGCGACAATGTCCACAAGGTAGCCGAACGGCTCGCGCGCGGCGAGTTCGACTTGGTCGGGGTCGGCCGGGCGATCATGCACGATCCGCACTGGACGCGCCGCATTCGCGAGGGCGAGGACCTGTTGCCGTTCGACGAAAATTCGCGGCTGGTGCTGACCTGA
- a CDS encoding MFS transporter: protein MTEALPARSEASAFYRLIVPLMIAEVVAALELTMIYAAMRSLVADFGGTSSAGWLVTSFMLSSAAGAALFGRLGDLLGRRRILLWVVALSTAGSLISSVTSDLGWLITGRAMQGLAGAIIPLCFGLIRERVAADRVPLGISLIASSASIAAASGLVIGGLIVDYADWSMIFKVSAAMGAIAFVAVLTHVAPDKRSNLGGVRDDLVGGLLFIPAAVGLLLAIDNGGHAGFTDPMTMVYAAVAILSLIAWIWRELSVENPLIDVRLLAKPQIAWANILFVTIALGVFQGGQIMALFGQQSPATGAGLGLSATLAGFLLLPANILTGLIYPLVARANQNFGPRRVATTGCLMVVASFLALAAWHEDIVTVMLLLVVQAVGLGIVYVTIPIVIVGAAPMDRVSEATGMMAVIRSTAMAIGAQTVATMLSTGGHHGASTGVFPTEAAYENVFLFVAATALIGALVAQRLPRSLAAPSQ, encoded by the coding sequence GTGACCGAAGCATTGCCCGCCCGATCGGAGGCTTCGGCCTTTTACCGGCTCATCGTTCCGCTGATGATCGCCGAGGTCGTCGCGGCGCTCGAACTGACGATGATCTATGCCGCGATGCGCAGCCTCGTCGCCGACTTCGGCGGCACGTCGTCGGCAGGCTGGCTGGTCACATCCTTCATGCTGTCGTCGGCGGCGGGCGCGGCGCTGTTCGGCCGGCTCGGCGATCTTTTGGGGCGGCGGCGCATCCTGCTCTGGGTCGTCGCGCTGTCGACGGCCGGATCGCTGATCAGCAGCGTCACCAGCGACCTTGGCTGGCTGATCACCGGGCGCGCGATGCAGGGCCTGGCCGGCGCGATCATCCCGCTGTGTTTCGGCCTGATCCGCGAACGGGTCGCGGCGGACCGCGTGCCGCTGGGGATCAGCCTCATCGCGTCGTCGGCCAGCATCGCGGCGGCATCGGGGCTCGTGATCGGCGGGCTGATCGTCGATTATGCCGACTGGTCGATGATCTTCAAGGTTTCGGCGGCGATGGGGGCCATCGCCTTCGTCGCGGTGCTGACCCATGTCGCCCCCGACAAGCGATCCAACCTGGGCGGCGTGCGCGACGATCTGGTCGGCGGCCTGCTGTTCATCCCGGCGGCGGTGGGCCTGTTGCTCGCCATCGATAACGGCGGCCACGCCGGTTTCACCGATCCGATGACCATGGTCTATGCGGCGGTCGCCATATTGTCGCTGATCGCCTGGATCTGGCGCGAACTGAGCGTCGAAAATCCGCTGATCGACGTCCGGCTGCTGGCGAAGCCGCAGATCGCCTGGGCCAACATATTGTTCGTGACGATCGCGCTCGGCGTGTTCCAGGGCGGGCAGATCATGGCGCTGTTCGGCCAGCAATCGCCCGCGACCGGCGCCGGACTGGGGCTCAGCGCGACGCTCGCCGGCTTCTTGTTGCTGCCGGCGAACATCCTCACCGGGCTGATCTATCCGCTGGTGGCGCGCGCGAACCAGAATTTCGGTCCGCGCCGCGTCGCGACGACGGGGTGCCTGATGGTGGTGGCGTCGTTTCTCGCGCTGGCCGCCTGGCACGAGGATATCGTGACCGTGATGCTGCTGCTCGTCGTGCAGGCGGTCGGCCTCGGCATCGTGTACGTCACCATCCCGATCGTCATCGTCGGCGCGGCACCGATGGACCGGGTCAGCGAAGCAACCGGGATGATGGCGGTGATCCGGTCGACCGCGATGGCGATCGGCGCGCAGACCGTCGCGACGATGCTGTCGACGGGGGGACACCACGGGGCGTCCACCGGCGTCTTCCCGACCGAGGCGGCCTATGAGAATGTCTTTCTGTTCGTCGCCGCCACCGCGCTGATCGGTGCCCTTGTGGCACAGAGACTCCCGCGCAGCCTTGCGGCCCCGTCGCAATGA